From a single Apium graveolens cultivar Ventura chromosome 2, ASM990537v1, whole genome shotgun sequence genomic region:
- the LOC141708380 gene encoding uncharacterized protein LOC141708380 isoform X2: MPTEEFLARLVKSKASGASVVVVAPEERGPEADSKAVPVADPDDVSDPMHIAVREEIRFLRYENLDLEKKSDALTKDNNASADRVFSLLTEKSELITECGSLSVKVADLENEVRGLEAALSASKDGLVEKKS, from the coding sequence ATGCCTACTGAGGAGTTTCTTGCTCGACTTGTAAAAAGTAAGGCATCTGGAGCCTCTGTTGTTGTTGTGGCTCCTGAGGAGAGGGGACCTGAAGCTGACTCGAAGGCTGTTCCTGTGGCTGATCCTGATGATGTGTCTGACCCCATGCATATAGCTGTTCGTGAGGAGATTCGGTTTTTGAGATATGAGAACTTGGACCTTGAAAAAAAATCCGATGCTTTGACTAAGGACAACAATGCCTCTGCTGATAGGGTGTTTTCCCTTTTGACTGAAAAGTCCGAACTGATTACTGAGTGTGGTTCATTGAGTGTGAAGGTAGCTGATTTAGAGAACGAGGTTCGTGGACTTGAGGCTGCTCTTAGTGCTTCTAAAGACGGGCTTGTTGAGAAGAAGAGTTAG
- the LOC141708380 gene encoding uncharacterized protein LOC141708380 isoform X1 — translation MLKISVLLDRSSIGCLTFFKMPTEEFLARLVKSKASGASVVVVAPEERGPEADSKAVPVADPDDVSDPMHIAVREEIRFLRYENLDLEKKSDALTKDNNASADRVFSLLTEKSELITECGSLSVKVADLENEVRGLEAALSASKDGLVEKKS, via the exons ATGCTCAAAATTTCTGTA TTGTTGGATCGATCCTCCATCGGTTGTTTGACTTTTTTTAAGATGCCTACTGAGGAGTTTCTTGCTCGACTTGTAAAAAGTAAGGCATCTGGAGCCTCTGTTGTTGTTGTGGCTCCTGAGGAGAGGGGACCTGAAGCTGACTCGAAGGCTGTTCCTGTGGCTGATCCTGATGATGTGTCTGACCCCATGCATATAGCTGTTCGTGAGGAGATTCGGTTTTTGAGATATGAGAACTTGGACCTTGAAAAAAAATCCGATGCTTTGACTAAGGACAACAATGCCTCTGCTGATAGGGTGTTTTCCCTTTTGACTGAAAAGTCCGAACTGATTACTGAGTGTGGTTCATTGAGTGTGAAGGTAGCTGATTTAGAGAACGAGGTTCGTGGACTTGAGGCTGCTCTTAGTGCTTCTAAAGACGGGCTTGTTGAGAAGAAGAGTTAG